A DNA window from Maribellus comscasis contains the following coding sequences:
- a CDS encoding FecR family protein codes for MDIYSQLIENPLFFKWIFHPTEELNAYWRAYLEQNPAETDAVLELKSNFEKYLKFTNKKIDEESKKKLAYRIVKQLDAVDKKKKHALFIKNIIKYAAVAFLFFSIGSSLVYLYMDSRQPEIVVDNSVMPAHAQDPVLIIDDQQQINLKPGESELDYSNSDDIIVNREERLKKKTQDDTPEMNTLIIPYGSRSKITLADGSVVWLNAGSRLIYPSAFVDKRREVFLVGEAFFEVTKNEKQPFFVKTADVEIKVLGTQFNVSAYPEDYSVQTALAEGSVELSRSNAGLLDKKIKLAPGELAYFNKKSKETVIYNVDVEYYTLWIQGLFSFSNTDLNRIIRKLERFYNIRFQFDDPLKGSIQITGKLDVTKEKNEVFEYLSNLTGLDFIELNANNYVIK; via the coding sequence ATGGACATATACAGTCAATTAATAGAGAATCCTCTTTTTTTTAAATGGATTTTTCATCCTACTGAAGAATTGAATGCCTATTGGAGAGCTTACCTCGAACAAAATCCGGCAGAGACCGATGCTGTGCTGGAGCTAAAATCAAACTTTGAGAAATATCTGAAATTCACCAATAAAAAAATTGACGAGGAAAGTAAGAAAAAGCTGGCATATCGAATTGTTAAACAACTTGATGCCGTTGACAAAAAGAAGAAACACGCTCTGTTTATAAAAAATATAATAAAATATGCTGCAGTAGCATTTTTATTTTTTTCGATTGGAAGTAGTTTAGTTTACCTGTACATGGACAGCAGGCAGCCGGAAATCGTAGTGGATAACTCTGTAATGCCTGCCCATGCTCAGGATCCCGTCTTAATTATTGATGATCAGCAGCAAATAAATCTTAAACCGGGAGAATCGGAACTGGACTATTCAAACTCGGATGACATTATTGTAAATCGCGAAGAACGGTTAAAAAAGAAAACTCAGGATGACACTCCTGAAATGAATACATTGATTATTCCTTACGGAAGCCGTTCAAAAATTACGCTGGCCGATGGTTCCGTGGTATGGCTTAACGCGGGCAGCCGGTTGATTTATCCTTCAGCTTTTGTCGATAAAAGACGTGAAGTATTTTTGGTTGGTGAAGCATTTTTTGAGGTTACTAAAAATGAAAAACAACCTTTTTTTGTAAAAACTGCTGATGTTGAAATTAAAGTTTTAGGAACTCAATTTAATGTTTCGGCGTATCCGGAAGATTATTCAGTACAAACTGCATTGGCTGAAGGAAGCGTTGAACTTTCGCGTTCCAATGCAGGACTGCTTGATAAAAAAATCAAATTGGCACCCGGCGAACTGGCCTATTTTAATAAAAAAAGCAAAGAGACAGTAATTTATAATGTTGATGTTGAATATTACACACTTTGGATCCAGGGTCTGTTTAGCTTTTCAAATACCGATTTGAACCGGATTATTCGTAAACTGGAAAGATTTTACAACATCCGCTTTCAATTTGACGATCCCTTAAAAGGAAGCATTCAGATAACAGGAAAACTCGATGTTACAAAAGAAAAAAATGAAGTTTTTGAATATTTATCAAACCTTACAGGTTTGGATTTTATCGAACTAAATGCAAACAACTATGTAATCAAATAA
- a CDS encoding RagB/SusD family nutrient uptake outer membrane protein, whose translation MFKNIFKSKIVWITALALSLFSCSDFLEEEVYTQYDPNTFLQTEEGINSVLVAAYDNLQYTGSSLRERMFTFGEFPGDIMWEWGGGFEAIATVYMTYNWDSQTSQFEGRWNNLYTSIRNANSLLDNIDNVTSLSETKVKQLKAEATFIRAADYYYLWEMFGPVPLTTTTEELNFEPAKASNEEFNSFIETELTAAAADLPLEQDLWGKATKGAALSFLSRFYMNTHQWQKAADVSKQVVNLQQYELFDGDLANMFAVENEENDEVIFTSPASTTFHGNSIMPHVFPPNYQIQSNWINWGAQFVLYSDFVNSYHADDKRLGWMLFEYTDVNGVYHDCLDPDDVSRGVRCFKYVPDPNAISQNHGNDIPMMRYAEVLLNAAEAINELDGPGQESIDFINEVRERAGVPLYNVSDFSSKDELRDAILDERGWEFVSEGLRRMDLIRQGKLISRAKARGASNAQDYMTLFPIPQSELNSNPNLEQNPGYN comes from the coding sequence ATGTTTAAAAATATATTTAAATCAAAAATAGTCTGGATTACAGCTCTTGCGCTTTCCCTTTTTAGCTGCAGCGATTTTCTGGAAGAGGAAGTGTACACGCAGTATGATCCAAATACCTTTTTGCAAACCGAAGAAGGGATTAACAGTGTTTTAGTTGCAGCTTATGATAATTTACAATACACCGGAAGTTCGCTGCGTGAACGGATGTTTACATTTGGAGAATTCCCGGGGGATATTATGTGGGAATGGGGCGGAGGTTTTGAAGCTATCGCCACAGTTTATATGACGTATAACTGGGACTCACAAACATCACAGTTTGAAGGACGATGGAACAACCTGTATACCAGTATACGTAATGCAAACTCACTACTTGATAATATCGACAATGTTACTTCGCTAAGTGAAACTAAGGTTAAGCAGTTAAAAGCTGAAGCAACATTTATAAGGGCTGCTGATTACTATTATTTGTGGGAGATGTTTGGCCCGGTTCCGCTGACAACTACAACAGAGGAACTTAATTTTGAACCGGCAAAAGCAAGCAATGAAGAATTTAATTCGTTTATAGAAACAGAGTTAACTGCTGCGGCGGCTGATCTTCCTCTGGAACAGGATTTATGGGGAAAAGCAACAAAAGGTGCCGCGCTTTCTTTTCTTAGCCGCTTCTATATGAATACCCATCAATGGCAAAAAGCCGCCGACGTATCAAAACAGGTTGTCAACCTTCAGCAGTATGAGCTTTTTGACGGCGATTTGGCCAATATGTTTGCCGTTGAGAATGAAGAAAATGATGAAGTTATTTTCACGAGCCCTGCGTCAACTACATTTCATGGCAACAGTATAATGCCACACGTTTTTCCACCCAACTATCAAATCCAGAGCAATTGGATCAACTGGGGAGCCCAATTTGTTTTATACAGCGATTTTGTAAATTCTTACCACGCTGATGACAAACGTTTGGGATGGATGTTGTTCGAATATACTGATGTTAACGGCGTTTATCACGATTGTCTGGATCCCGATGATGTAAGCCGCGGAGTACGGTGTTTTAAATATGTACCTGATCCCAATGCGATTTCACAAAATCATGGCAACGATATACCGATGATGAGATATGCAGAAGTGCTGTTGAATGCCGCTGAAGCGATAAATGAGCTGGATGGTCCGGGCCAGGAGTCGATTGACTTTATAAACGAAGTGAGAGAACGAGCCGGAGTACCGCTATACAACGTATCAGATTTTAGTTCAAAAGACGAACTCAGAGATGCCATTCTTGATGAAAGGGGCTGGGAATTTGTATCTGAAGGCTTGCGAAGAATGGATCTGATAAGACAAGGGAAGTTGATATCCCGGGCAAAAGCACGTGGTGCAAGTAACGCTCAGGATTATATGACCTTGTTTCCAATACCACAGTCTGAATTAAATTCAAACCCGAATCTGGAACAGAATCCGGGGTACAACTAA
- a CDS encoding TonB-dependent receptor, translating into MKKKWLLDSHDPGIIKKWGRIMRITVVLIFGLIMTANANSYSQVTKMDIQLTNRTIRDVIAYVEDNSEFVFLYKNEDFNVDKKVNIKLEDATINQILDNVLQGEEVVYDVYDRQIIIRKSDNVPTYFQQQQKNITGIITDNQGLPLPGVSIIVKGTSIGTVSGTDGKFSLSIPNDAEIMQFSFVGMSTVEIPVEGKVTFNVVMEEESIGLDEVVAIGYGSMKKSDLTGSVTSVNSEDFVKGVANNALQLLQGKASGVQISQANSEPGGALSIKVRGAGSINSSNSVLVVIDGLPGADPSSLNPLDIESIEILKDASAAAIYGTRAANGVVLITTKQGSSGTPVVSYNTYFALQTPDYKFDVLDATQYMQMINDISEDGGKTLPFTDQEISAAGKGTDWQDVLMRNAFAMNHQFSINGGSNTSKYYVSLGYLDQDGILISSGLKKYNTLINLEFTPSEKFKFAINLNGALSKKDIIPNDSNSANENADPLNAALQFDPRLTTEKNEQGEYQRNASIALDNPLALAYGYDDNQKNTRISGNVLAEYSIIDGLKASVRLGTNLYNSRYDSYKDRTTEKGKSSGGIGSITTNDNSYWMFEGLLNYDKYFNQVHHISVMGGATWEEFENLSQYSYAAGFLSDVTNTNLLSSGIKETYDVSSSRYTHALQSIIARLNYVYNEKYLLTATLRRDGSSRFSEDNKYAIFPSVAVGWRLSEESFIKEIPAISQLKLRFGYGQMGNEGINNFETIQTFVSGGNTILGGSELSGAQPARIPNSELTWETTEEYNIGLDYGVLQNRISGGIEYYVKNTKDQLFNKPVPASTGFTSVRTNFGNVRNSGIDFNINTENLVGAFSWRTNLTFSTLKNEVIKLPPFVGDIITTGSIGTFTQDFALVQEGSPMRAFYGYKVVGIFQENDDIANSAQPNANPGEPIFLDYDEDGNIDSDDRVVLGKPFPDLTFSLNNSFSYKNFNLEIYIMGVKGIETLNSNVIESLKPINFDRNIMSEHYTDRWTPENPGAEYPSGVNSSIYFNGGKVINSYSVQDASFLRVKNITLGYDIPLKNFNLFKSASVYISGENLLTFTKFEGFDPDANQSGTGVVKTSYNNYPLAKVFRIGANIKF; encoded by the coding sequence ATGAAAAAAAAGTGGTTATTGGATTCCCATGATCCGGGAATCATAAAAAAATGGGGGCGTATTATGCGTATCACAGTAGTACTAATTTTTGGATTGATAATGACAGCGAATGCCAATAGTTATTCGCAGGTAACTAAAATGGATATTCAGCTGACAAACAGAACCATTCGCGATGTAATTGCTTATGTAGAAGACAACAGTGAGTTTGTTTTTCTATATAAAAATGAAGACTTCAACGTGGATAAAAAGGTGAATATTAAGCTTGAAGATGCCACAATCAACCAGATTCTCGACAATGTTTTACAAGGAGAAGAAGTGGTTTATGATGTTTACGACAGGCAAATTATTATCCGTAAATCGGACAATGTTCCTACCTACTTCCAACAACAGCAAAAAAATATTACCGGGATTATTACTGATAATCAAGGCTTACCATTACCCGGAGTTTCAATCATCGTAAAAGGAACAAGTATTGGAACAGTTTCAGGCACCGATGGCAAATTTTCCCTGTCTATTCCCAATGATGCTGAGATTATGCAGTTTTCTTTTGTGGGGATGAGCACAGTGGAAATCCCTGTTGAAGGCAAAGTAACTTTTAATGTAGTAATGGAAGAAGAAAGTATCGGCCTCGATGAAGTTGTTGCAATTGGTTATGGTTCAATGAAAAAAAGTGACCTGACCGGCTCAGTTACTTCGGTAAATTCAGAAGATTTTGTAAAAGGCGTGGCCAACAATGCACTTCAGTTGCTTCAGGGAAAAGCATCGGGTGTACAAATCAGCCAGGCAAATTCAGAACCGGGAGGAGCTCTTTCTATTAAAGTAAGGGGAGCAGGATCCATTAACAGCAGCAATAGTGTACTGGTTGTTATTGACGGACTTCCGGGAGCAGATCCCAGCAGTCTGAACCCGCTTGACATTGAGTCGATTGAAATCCTGAAAGACGCATCAGCAGCAGCTATCTACGGAACAAGAGCTGCTAACGGAGTGGTTTTAATTACGACCAAACAGGGCTCATCCGGCACGCCCGTTGTATCATACAACACTTATTTTGCGCTGCAAACACCCGACTATAAATTTGATGTTCTGGATGCAACTCAATACATGCAAATGATAAATGACATAAGTGAAGATGGAGGAAAAACACTTCCTTTTACTGATCAGGAAATTTCGGCGGCAGGAAAGGGAACTGACTGGCAGGATGTTCTTATGCGGAACGCATTTGCAATGAATCACCAGTTCTCAATAAACGGCGGCTCAAATACGTCAAAATACTATGTATCTCTCGGATACCTGGATCAAGATGGAATCCTGATAAGCTCCGGGTTAAAAAAATACAATACTTTAATAAACCTCGAATTTACACCGAGTGAAAAATTCAAATTTGCAATAAATTTAAACGGGGCACTGAGTAAAAAAGACATCATCCCTAACGACAGTAATTCTGCAAATGAAAATGCGGACCCGTTAAATGCAGCTCTTCAGTTTGATCCCCGGTTAACGACTGAAAAAAATGAGCAGGGGGAATACCAGCGAAATGCTTCAATTGCACTTGATAATCCTTTGGCGTTGGCATACGGATATGATGACAACCAGAAAAATACCCGCATTTCAGGAAATGTTTTAGCCGAATACAGCATTATTGACGGCCTTAAAGCTTCTGTTCGTTTAGGAACTAACCTGTATAACAGTCGCTACGATTCGTATAAAGACAGAACTACCGAAAAAGGAAAATCTTCCGGAGGGATTGGAAGTATCACAACCAACGATAACAGCTATTGGATGTTTGAAGGACTTTTAAATTACGATAAATATTTTAACCAGGTTCACCACATCTCCGTAATGGGGGGAGCCACCTGGGAAGAGTTTGAAAACCTCTCCCAATATTCTTATGCTGCAGGTTTTCTGTCTGACGTTACCAACACAAATCTTCTTTCCAGTGGAATAAAAGAAACCTACGATGTAAGTTCTTCAAGATATACCCATGCCTTGCAATCGATTATCGCAAGGCTAAATTATGTATACAATGAAAAGTATTTGCTAACAGCAACTTTAAGAAGAGACGGTTCGTCACGTTTTTCAGAAGATAACAAATATGCAATTTTCCCGTCGGTTGCTGTTGGATGGCGATTAAGCGAAGAATCTTTTATAAAAGAAATCCCGGCCATCAGCCAGCTAAAATTAAGATTCGGATACGGACAAATGGGGAACGAAGGGATAAATAACTTTGAAACGATACAAACATTTGTTTCCGGAGGAAACACCATTCTTGGAGGTTCCGAGCTAAGCGGCGCCCAACCGGCACGTATCCCGAATTCGGAATTGACATGGGAAACCACGGAAGAATATAACATTGGGCTGGATTATGGAGTTTTGCAAAACAGAATTTCCGGAGGTATTGAATATTATGTAAAAAATACAAAAGACCAGTTATTTAATAAACCGGTTCCGGCATCAACAGGCTTTACCAGTGTGAGAACCAATTTCGGGAACGTAAGAAACTCGGGAATTGACTTTAACATTAATACAGAAAACCTTGTTGGAGCATTTAGCTGGAGAACCAACCTTACCTTTTCAACACTCAAAAATGAGGTAATTAAACTTCCTCCTTTTGTTGGAGACATTATAACAACCGGAAGCATCGGAACTTTTACCCAGGATTTTGCATTGGTTCAGGAAGGTTCTCCCATGAGGGCATTTTATGGATACAAAGTCGTGGGAATTTTTCAGGAAAATGATGACATAGCCAATTCGGCCCAGCCCAATGCAAATCCCGGCGAACCGATATTCCTTGACTATGATGAAGATGGAAATATTGATTCTGATGACCGGGTTGTTCTTGGAAAACCATTCCCTGACCTTACATTTAGTTTGAACAATTCATTTTCATATAAAAATTTCAACCTGGAGATTTATATTATGGGTGTAAAAGGAATAGAAACTTTGAACAGTAATGTTATTGAGTCATTAAAACCGATTAATTTCGACAGAAACATTATGAGCGAGCATTATACCGACAGATGGACACCCGAAAATCCTGGCGCAGAGTACCCGTCGGGAGTAAATTCATCCATCTACTTTAACGGTGGAAAAGTTATTAATTCTTACAGTGTACAGGATGCTTCATTTTTACGTGTAAAAAATATTACTTTAGGTTATGATATCCCGTTAAAAAACTTCAATCTGTTTAAATCTGCTTCCGTTTACATTTCAGGAGAAAATTTACTGACCTTTACCAAGTTTGAAGGGTTTGACCCGGATGCAAACCAGTCAGGAACCGGCGTTGTAAAAACCAGTTACAACAACTATCCTTTAGCAAAAGTATTTAGGATTGGTGCAAACATTAAATTTTAA
- a CDS encoding cell surface protein, with protein sequence MKSTLYINITFLLFLLFSCSSESGKIMSPNQSVFGEKQKLLYIADETAHRIYILNTAEAAPIKQIELAAKPGGLALSPDETKLYVTLSAPEGELLEIDLTSLEVTRRLKVGHTPMSPVVTPDGKSLFFCARFDDSVVKVNLSDFSVEQTASADREPVSLACVPGTDLLLIANHLPSGSAKAKYHSAKVSVFDASSMRKIKEIDLPNGSNGLNKITISPDQKFAYVTHVLGRYNVPTNQVERGWINTNALSIIDVAQQNYLCTVMLDDLDLGAANPYDVECSKDGNSLFVSHAGTDELSIIDRKALHARISHVADESQPTLFATSLDEIQNDLSFLQHIRKRIDLHAAGAKGIALGGDKIYVSMYFSGSLAEVDLANPADVASLSLGNQEEATKERLGEMYFNDARLCKQHWQSCTSCHQGDARVDGLNWDLLNDGIGNPKNTKSMLLAHATPPAMITGIRSSASVAVIAGVEHILFTRQPREITDAIDAYLTSLKPVASPYLVNGKLSEAAQRGETVFEQARCSHCHSGANFTNLESFDVGEGSGADEGRKFDTPSLIEVWRTAPYLYDGKAKTIKEVLTTYNTNQKHGQTADLTEQQLNDLEEYCLSL encoded by the coding sequence ATGAAATCTACACTTTATATCAATATTACGTTCCTTTTATTTTTACTTTTTTCATGTTCTTCAGAATCCGGAAAAATAATGTCGCCCAACCAAAGTGTGTTTGGTGAAAAGCAAAAACTACTTTATATTGCCGATGAAACAGCCCATCGGATTTATATTTTAAACACGGCGGAAGCGGCTCCAATCAAACAAATTGAACTGGCAGCAAAACCAGGCGGACTTGCACTTTCTCCTGACGAAACAAAATTGTATGTAACACTTTCTGCTCCTGAAGGAGAACTTTTGGAGATTGATTTAACAAGTTTGGAGGTTACCCGGCGTTTAAAAGTGGGGCACACGCCAATGTCTCCGGTTGTTACCCCCGATGGGAAATCGCTCTTTTTCTGTGCCCGATTTGATGACTCGGTTGTTAAAGTAAATCTTTCTGATTTTTCTGTTGAACAAACTGCAAGTGCCGACCGAGAGCCGGTTTCTTTGGCCTGCGTTCCCGGAACTGATTTGCTTCTTATTGCGAACCATTTACCAAGCGGAAGTGCAAAGGCGAAGTACCATTCTGCAAAAGTGTCGGTTTTTGATGCCTCTTCCATGCGTAAAATAAAAGAGATTGATCTTCCCAACGGTTCCAACGGGTTAAACAAAATTACAATTTCTCCGGATCAGAAATTTGCGTATGTTACCCATGTTTTAGGGCGTTACAATGTGCCAACCAATCAGGTGGAACGAGGCTGGATAAATACCAATGCACTGAGTATTATTGATGTCGCTCAGCAAAATTATCTGTGTACGGTAATGCTTGATGATTTGGATTTGGGAGCTGCCAATCCTTACGATGTGGAATGCAGTAAAGATGGAAATAGCCTTTTTGTTTCGCATGCCGGAACGGATGAGTTGAGTATTATCGACCGGAAAGCCTTGCATGCCCGGATTTCGCATGTTGCAGATGAAAGCCAGCCAACATTATTTGCAACCTCGCTCGATGAAATTCAGAACGATTTGAGTTTTTTACAGCATATTCGGAAACGAATTGACTTGCACGCAGCCGGCGCAAAAGGGATAGCTTTGGGTGGAGATAAAATTTATGTATCGATGTATTTTTCGGGAAGCCTTGCTGAAGTTGATCTTGCAAATCCTGCAGATGTGGCCTCGCTGTCGCTGGGGAATCAAGAAGAAGCAACCAAAGAACGGTTAGGCGAAATGTATTTTAATGATGCGCGGCTTTGTAAACAACATTGGCAATCTTGTACCAGTTGCCATCAGGGAGATGCACGCGTTGACGGCTTAAACTGGGATTTGCTAAACGATGGAATTGGAAATCCGAAAAACACCAAAAGTATGTTGCTGGCCCATGCCACTCCTCCGGCCATGATAACAGGTATCCGAAGCAGTGCATCTGTTGCTGTAATTGCAGGAGTAGAGCATATTCTTTTTACGCGGCAACCCAGGGAAATTACAGATGCCATCGATGCTTACTTAACAAGCTTAAAACCCGTAGCCAGTCCGTATTTGGTTAACGGAAAATTGAGTGAAGCAGCTCAAAGAGGGGAAACAGTTTTTGAGCAGGCCCGGTGTTCCCATTGTCATTCCGGAGCCAATTTTACGAATTTGGAAAGTTTTGATGTTGGCGAAGGAAGCGGGGCAGATGAAGGCCGGAAATTTGATACGCCTTCGTTGATTGAAGTTTGGCGAACAGCTCCCTATTTGTATGACGGAAAGGCAAAAACGATAAAAGAAGTTTTAACAACCTACAACACAAATCAAAAACATGGACAAACGGCAGATTTAACCGAACAGCAACTAAACGATTTGGAAGAATATTGTTTGTCGTTGTAA
- a CDS encoding sulfatase yields the protein MKKKVIYIILLFVFQLHTFGKTEKTSDTKPNIIFLLVDDLGWRDVGYMGSKFYETPNIDKLASQGMTFTNAYAACAVCSPTRASIQTGRYPARIGVTDWIRARFQVNKEKLNTPPPYEKNEGKKLMTPSNPYWMEKDEVTTAELLKENGYFTCHIGKWHLGPDDYYPEHQGYDVNIAGCDMGQPVNYFDPYANDKGVSFPTLEPRKEGEYLVDRLADELVDVIQQHKNAPFFINMCYYAVHTPLMAKPEMIDKYEAKNKVDKQTNAVYASMVESVDQAVGKLISTLKKENLMDNTLIIFFSDNGGLVGPTNNAPLRSGKGYPYEGGIREPMFVYWKGKIKAATSCDIPVSSVDFLPTICAITNTPLPDRTIDGRDISPLLQNKKLPQVPLFWHFPHYRGKDVVPYSIIRDGDWKLIKRYEGNEFELFNLADDLAETNELSKQNPQKVNELNNKLEDWLKTTHAKLPLKK from the coding sequence ATGAAAAAAAAGGTTATTTACATCATTCTTTTATTTGTTTTTCAACTGCATACTTTTGGGAAAACAGAAAAAACATCAGATACCAAACCCAATATCATATTTTTGCTTGTCGATGACTTAGGATGGAGGGATGTTGGTTACATGGGAAGTAAGTTTTATGAAACTCCCAACATTGATAAACTGGCATCGCAGGGAATGACTTTTACCAACGCTTACGCGGCATGTGCAGTTTGTTCACCAACCAGAGCCTCTATACAAACAGGGCGCTACCCTGCCAGAATTGGAGTCACTGACTGGATTAGAGCACGTTTCCAGGTCAATAAAGAAAAGCTCAACACACCTCCACCCTACGAAAAAAACGAAGGAAAAAAGCTAATGACACCGTCAAATCCATACTGGATGGAAAAAGACGAAGTAACAACAGCCGAACTGTTGAAGGAAAATGGCTATTTCACCTGCCATATTGGGAAATGGCATCTCGGCCCCGACGATTATTATCCTGAACACCAGGGATACGATGTAAACATTGCAGGATGTGATATGGGGCAACCCGTGAATTATTTTGACCCTTATGCCAATGATAAAGGAGTTAGTTTTCCCACATTAGAGCCACGTAAAGAAGGAGAATATCTTGTTGACCGCCTGGCGGATGAACTGGTTGATGTCATTCAACAACATAAAAACGCACCTTTTTTTATCAATATGTGCTACTATGCTGTTCATACTCCTCTGATGGCAAAACCCGAAATGATTGACAAATATGAAGCAAAAAACAAAGTTGATAAGCAAACCAATGCCGTCTATGCTTCAATGGTTGAGAGTGTTGACCAGGCTGTCGGAAAACTGATAAGCACGCTGAAAAAAGAAAACCTAATGGATAATACGCTCATTATTTTCTTTTCCGATAACGGCGGATTAGTTGGCCCGACAAACAACGCCCCTTTACGGTCAGGAAAAGGCTATCCCTATGAAGGAGGAATCCGGGAACCCATGTTTGTATACTGGAAAGGAAAAATCAAAGCAGCCACATCATGCGATATTCCTGTTTCAAGCGTAGATTTTTTGCCTACTATTTGCGCAATTACCAACACTCCTCTTCCCGACAGAACGATTGATGGCCGGGATATTAGTCCCTTGTTACAAAATAAAAAACTTCCACAGGTCCCTCTTTTTTGGCATTTTCCACATTACAGGGGAAAAGATGTTGTTCCGTACAGTATAATCAGAGATGGCGACTGGAAGCTGATAAAACGTTACGAAGGGAACGAATTTGAACTTTTCAACCTGGCGGATGACCTGGCGGAAACCAATGAACTATCAAAACAAAATCCGCAAAAAGTAAATGAGTTAAACAATAAACTTGAAGACTGGCTTAAAACCACACACGCAAAATTACCGCTAAAAAAATAA